A window of Megalops cyprinoides isolate fMegCyp1 chromosome 13, fMegCyp1.pri, whole genome shotgun sequence genomic DNA:
tgtttttatttagttacTGTCTTTTCCATATGGGGTTTAATGTTTTCTACTACTTAATAGATAAAGGCTCCTAAAGGCCTTTGCTGTAGGAGATATCATGACCCTCTGCTTCACAGTCCCGTGCTGATGTGATTTCACTGTGCTGAtgtgatgcattttaattacacaCAGTATCTCAATTTCTCTGCTGGGACCGGGGCTTTGGAAGGACGTTATAGCAGAGCAATTAAGGACGTCCGCGCATAGGTAAGGGATCCATCTCGCAGAGAAACGACAAATTGACCGCGGTAAACATTCTGCCTCATCAGCTGCTGCGGCCCCTCAGTTGCGGAGCGGGACGCGGCACACGATCCATCAGCGGATCGCCGTCTGCCGAACGCGGCCGTTCTAATCTGGCCCCTGTTTGTCAACACTTCCCGTTTCCCCGCGACACAGCGACAGCACGTCCCCTCGTCGCAAGCGGGGAAGAGACAAGGAGGCTGATAAACGGGCGTCTGGCTGTAGCAATGAACCGGGAGGGAAATGCACAAACCATTCCGTCAAGTGTCACATTAGAGAAGCCCTTTCTCTTTGGCGCTGTTGCTTTATTTTCTACATCTTCAATCCGCTCATTTGAGCTACATTATACCgcataatttcataaaaagacaaaattctCAGGCTACATCCATTCACAAATTTGGCCTGgactgaataaaacagacagagagaaacacatgcTTTCTGGTCAATTATCACAGTGATGAAATTAAGTATATCAGACTTTTTACAGCAGccagaaaatacaaaatctgATTTTTCCACTGCAGCCAGCATTAACATTGTAATTTACTTTGTCAACATAAGGTCTGAGGCAGTTGGTTACTTGAACATAGAGGGTTGGGCAGCCTGGGGAAAGTAAGGACATGCAGATTAATGAAATGGTCTCATGAAATGGGAGACCATTATTGGCACAGATTAATCCAATTTGAATCGCATAATCTCTCAGAGACAAGACGGAGAGAATAATGATTATCTGAGTCTTAAAAGGCACTTGATGCGAGAGGACGTCCCCCTAATTGAGCACGGGGGCTGCAGAAGATGAAACGCCGCCGCGGTCCCATCGTTCGATCGGTCTACGCGTCCTCGTACAGGACCTCGTCGATGTGAATGTCGTTGTCATCCACCGGGACCTCCTTGCAGATCTGCTCCTTGAAGGCCAGGCCGATGGTGTAGGGCTTGCCTTTGGGGTGCCTCATGCACCGCTCCAGGTAGGTGTCATAGAATCCTTTACCTCGACCCAGACGGTTCCCGCTCTTGTCGAAGCCCAAGCCGGGCATCAGGATGAGATCCAGACCTCCtgtgcaggacagagaggggaaaacaagGCGACAGTGAGTGCGTCATGAGGGTGGATCTGTGAGGATGGCCTGTTCTCTCCTCCGCGCCTCTGGGTCACCAGCCTCTCCTCTGCCATCCCAGATAAATGTGCAGATTACAGTGAAAACAGGTGACatcagcataaaaaataaaattgcaaacCTTTGGTCCCAGGGCCCAAAAGCATTTATAAAGGCGTGATATCAACAATTCTGCTGTGCGGGACTCCGGCTGACTGGAGCAAGTGCCGAATTTAATATGAGGTGCTAATTCACCTGACTGCCAATTCAGCTTGAAATTTATAAGCATGAATTTAAGACTCCCCCTGGTGGCTCTCGGAGCTCAGTCTGAGATTGTGTTTTTACAAAGTTTCAGCTAAATTCATGGATCATTGACTTAGCACCTCATATCAAATTTAACCCTTAGTATCAATTTTCAGGATGGCACTATGAGCAATCAGCTGTACAAAGTTCAATATTCTGAGGGAATGACCACTGGAATTCCAGTAgtcaatataaatgaaaaataaaaacagaggagaCAAAATGGGTTCtaacatttgtatttatatcaGCTTTACTCTTCTACAAAATTGGCTAAGAGCTCCTGAGTTAATTTAAACATTGTTCATTTCTCAGAGCAGTGGGCTACCACCCACTCTGTCTTCTAGATCACCTTAAATCACCTCCTCCCTGAGGGTTGGGGTCACCTGTTAATAACTGACATTTCACTTGTTTAAGACAGTTAAGGATGTCTCAGTAGCCTTCAACTGTTTGAAAGAAAGTCCTCTCTAAACtaaatgtgctgtgtttccATTTGCCTGCAATGAACGTCACATGTCTATGATTGGCCTACAAACATGACAAAGGGTGTCTGCACCAATCAGTAAACATTGTTTTATGTGCAAAGAGGACTGGACTTATTTCTGTTATTGGCAATTcaaacaaactgcaaagtgGTTGGGCCTAAATTCTCATTTACAGTGTTAATGTCACAGATATTAACAGATTTACTTTTTCTAAAAGTATATGTTTTGCCTTTAAGCTCTCATTGAAATTGAAGACCAGGCTACCTTGATGATACCTAACTTGATGACATAATCCGCTATAATACCAACTATACCATTTTGATCATAACACCTAAATACCTTTCAGAAAAGAATCCCTTGATTTAAGATGGTATGGAAGTAGTTTGGCAGTGCTGTCAGAGTGTTAGGGGTGTGCTAAAATCCAATTTGCTGAAATCCAATTTCAGGTGTGAATGACCAAGACTTaggatatttttcatttttgagttcTATTTAACTTTGATTTAAATCTTGACCACTCatctgaaatgtactgtattataaATTTGCAGGATTGGAAAGGCTGTTGCAGATGTAATTGACCCTTTCACTtctaaatgtatatttttaagcatatctttaaatgtactgtatgtatgttaaAAGCCATACCAACCGATGAATTACAATAGTACAGATCCAGCAGTAGAGACAAACAATCAAGAAATGCTTTTCATCATTATGAATTATGATAGTGACTTGAACAGATATAGCATATTTCATGTGAGAATCTCAAGGGCTTTAGAGAGATGGAGAATAACTCAATGATTCTCAACACTATATTCAGTGAAGTCTTAATGTAATGCATGAAACGCATGaaataattgtgattaattCTTTATTATACCTCATTCACAACTGGTTTTTAATGAGAAAGTTACCCCTTCCTACCTCTCACTGCAAGAGCCCTCTTATGATTTCAAAGGCTGACAATTGTCTTGAGCATGCTTTTGACATTCATATATCTCTATTAAAGAGAAGGATACACATTTCTAATACTACCACTGGGTTGTAACTGAGCATAGTGCTCTATAGCCTTACCTCATTGCTTTCAAGAATATTGAAGCAGTTTCattcaaacatgcatttaaacatgaaGGTCACTTAGCAGTAATTGTCCCTATAGTCCTTCAGGTAGCCTTGGATACTGCAGATCTTTCTCATTTCAATCTGCGCTTGCATTATGCGCATTTCAACCATAAATAACCTACCTATTTTCACTGATAGTGCTCTTCTAAGTAATGGATTTCACAACCATAAACATAACACTTATTAGCCACTATAAATAATGTCTGTAGCATCGTTTCAACGGCACATCTATGTACCGCATAGCGAACCGTAGCAAAGCTACGTTACGTAACAAAGCTGAGCTGGAGACACGTATACACTTTTATTTCCTAACAGTTGCTACCTGTATGTTCAGATACAAACCATGTTCTAgtacactgtaatgtaatgaaaatgagacATCCCTGTCTTGCTGCAAGCAATATTGTGGTAGGTTTGACATCACAACGTCTAAAACCAGTTCATGACCTGCAGAGCTACACAAAACAGCTTTCCAGTCCCATTCAAAAATCAAATCTCAACATCTCAAAACTGAACATCCTGAAGATCCCACATCTGTCTTACATTTAGTGGACAGGCCTCCCTACTAACAATTTGTTCCAGCCACTGTAGGTGGCACCAAGTCTGTAATGGTACCATAGTTCTAAAGTGGGATATTGCCAGTATTCATATGTACTGGCGTTCTGCAGTTGAGTCACATTAAATGTAATCCATTCCGGAATTATCAGTCTGATCCTTTAAACCAAGCGGAAGGTAAAAGTGTGACGGCAGCAATAAGCAGAGGTTTTACTGCACTGGAGCACTTCTAAATTTACCGAGGATCCTATTGTTTGCTCCACTCTTCGTTAAGAACTTTTTTGAAACGGATTGCATTAATTCTAGCTCCACAGTgaactaaataataaaaatcagcaGTTTGGTTTCGAGCCTATGGTGCTGGTCCAATCCTAggaaacctctttttttttctctcctgaaTGGCACTGCCTGTATATCAGCCTTGGCTGTGGTGTTCTCCGCTCCCAAATGGCCAAATGGGCCTctgtgaagaaaatgaaaacgcCTTGAAGACTCTATTCGGTTCCCCCAGCCAGCAGCCGCTCTTACAGGTAACATGTTACAGGAgttctctctgtccccagagGGCTGAGACAGGCCTCTCATGAGGGCTTTGCAGAGCGACTCGTTTTCAGATATCATAACATTTCTTATCCCTAGCACAAATCTACAGCTTCACTCTTCACATTTTGCCGGAAATTTGGTGTAGCTGCAGTGACAGAAATACGTACTGAATCAGTTTTTCCCAGCtttctgtgattttgttttctcatttcaaatacAGGATATATAGTATTATAGGATTATACTTCAAAGAGTTGCACAAAGCTAGTAAATTCAGTTTAGCCTTAGTGACTCTCACCTCTTTCTaacatattaaatgtatatagACCAGTTCTACATGACACATTATGAAGAATCCATATGTTGTTTTCACGAACTACTCAAGCCTTTCACATCAATACATATGCTACCGTTTGCAGCAATATTACAGTCAACAGCAGGTTTTGCAGAGTGTGTTACATAACTGGTTCATGCACTGCTCAGACAGGACCTGGCTCACTTCCAATTTAGCAGAGGCCATAAAACTGTGATAGACCATGAGGATAGGATCTGGTCCCACTGCGAGTGACTGACTTTGGTTCTCAAGGCTAGACTGGATGTTAAGTATTACTGCGCTGCAACTCAAGACCTTAAACCGTGACCTTAAACGATCAGACAGCCCGGGATGTGTTACTGCAGAGACTAAATGATGTTTCGTGTTCCTTTCCCTCATCACCGACACCCGCTGGCAGGCAATGACCAGCTCAGCATTTAGTAGCCCATTCATCCATCTTATTGCCCTATGTCCGTGTGGAACGCTCGTCGCAAATCTCTCCTGACCTTTTCcctctcagcacagacacatctTCCGTTGCTATGAAGTAACGCCCTGTCTTTCAGCCACTGAACAATATGCAAATTAACAGGCACAAGTGCCCACTGGCGAGAGAAGCGCCCTGTCCTCTAAGAGTCCCATGCTGTGCGGGCAGACTCAGAAAGGCTCTTCAGTGAAGACATGAGGGGATGGAGGAACAAAGCAAGGGCACTCTCACAGTTACTACTCACTGTCTAACCTGGCGTACAACAAACCCTTCCCTGTGCAACACATCCCGcccacaccccccaacccccccccccggtgcctTTAATCTCTGGGCAATGCTGGCTCTGCAGGGGAAAAGGCTATAACAATGACATAGCGGTTcccagcagagagcacaggttGTGGTGGCTGGTTCAAGATAACCTGCACTCAAATTCTGTACAAGTCCTCCTCTCTGGCCAGGCAGGCCAAACTTGGCAAGTTAAACCTCACGTCTCCACctcacataaaaacacagtcacCAACAAATCACTGTAAGCCAACAAAAGGAACACCCatggggaaaagagagagacagaaagatagatagataaacagAGTATTATGCACACTGAAGccttgtgttctgtttttcccccaccaTGGACCTTGTTAGCCGAGCTATGCGTTTGCCAGCTAGCCAATGAACTCGTGAGACAGATCAGCTGATGTATGGTGTGGAAGTGCTGAGATATGGGGTTCTGCCTTCCTTCGTCAGCCCATCTCCCTCAGGCCCCGGCCGCTTCCGTGCAAAGTGTTTAAATGAGGATGAAGAAGGCTTTGTGCCTGTTCAATCAGCACACCAGCACTACAAAGCAGTAACCACCACTGTAAAGGCTCACACCTCATGCTGAAGACAGCCGAGCTtccacatttccatttttcatgaGGGCGCTGAGAGTTTGATGATGCTAATTTTCTCATCTATATTGCCGTTGGAGACGGGGAGCAGAGATAAACTAGCTGCAACCCCTCTGATGTTTGTTCTTGCAGTGAGAGAGGTGGTGCCCCTGACCAATAACGCTTTGAATGAATTGAGATTATCAGGTAACAAACTGGGGCTTGAGTGGTGTCACAGAGCAAGCTCTTAATGTGTGAATTCTCCCAAAGCAAATAAGCGCTCATTGGCATTTATGTAAGAATGTAGGTGAGTCAAAAACACTACTGCCAGGAAGTAGGAACAGATTTAGCAGCAGTCCATGTCCAAACTTTTGTGAATTGAAACAactcaaaatttaaaaaaaatgaatggaggagaggagaaaggctGTGGGATTAGAGCAGATCTACTGCACCCTGAAGTCAACTGCGTTTTCATTATCTTCAGataaacccaaaaaaaaaaacagcggtgGCCAGCTCCGAACAGGTCTAGACATAAGCTTTCCCCAGATACAGCACCACTTCTTTATCCCTTAAAGGTTAACAAAAAGCCCCTTTCAAGCAAGGATAAAGAGAATCTTGGAGGAATACCTTTGTCCTTCCTTAACACAGTCTTTCTGTGTCGACATCAGCATGCTATTCACTCAAAGTTTTCAAAGTAACCCAAACAACAGGTGATGTTACCATGGAATACATTCAAGAACTGCATTAAATATCTCTAATAGAGGACACATAATGCTTGCACATGCAAATTCATAATATAATAAATCTCCTTTGGTAGCAAGATAGATCATAATATTTTCCTCTTcttgtttaaattaatttgaagaGGACCACTTATGtgccttattaaaaataatcagaatTGAGAAACCTCACTGTGGACTCAATTTTGTTATTTACCTCATAGAAAAAAATCTCCtttcagattattttattattcatggtCATTATAACTCTGAGCAAATGCAACACTCAGACTACACAGGCACTTCTCCAATTGCTCCAGTAGGACATGGTCAATGCCAGATAATTTCTGCCTTACTGTTGGCACAGTAATACAGCGCCACCTTCTGGTTGTACCTTGATCATGCATTGCTCTCTGACATTGAGTACTGTTGCCTTTGCACTATTTGGGATCTGTTCCATCAAACCACTTATGCCTTACCGTTATAAGACAAATTTATACAAGCATAACAGTTTTCACAAGTTACACGATTTTCATTCACTTAAGCAATGGCCAAATCCATAGTGTTGTGTAAGATGAGATATGATAAGAGATGGCTGACGTGTTTTATATGTAGCATTCTAATATGATTTTAGGCTTCCTGCCTCTTCCCTCCCAGACaatttcctctcatttttcaCAAAGACTATA
This region includes:
- the mthfs gene encoding 5,10-methenyltetrahydrofolate synthetase (5-formyltetrahydrofolate cyclo-ligase) isoform X2, producing the protein MNDEVRTEEIIEDMFRRGKECFIPKYLTNSSHMDMLSLAEAKDIQSLPITSWNIRQPGDDEVREEALATGGLDLILMPGLGFDKSGNRLGRGKGFYDTYLERCMRHPKGKPYTIGLAFKEQICKEVPVDDNDIHIDEVLYEDA